In one Portunus trituberculatus isolate SZX2019 chromosome 31, ASM1759143v1, whole genome shotgun sequence genomic region, the following are encoded:
- the LOC123511585 gene encoding LOW QUALITY PROTEIN: tyrosine-protein kinase SRK3-like (The sequence of the model RefSeq protein was modified relative to this genomic sequence to represent the inferred CDS: inserted 1 base in 1 codon) → MGQCCCCRSNKPPEETEQSQESEPKNYTVVDYVLAHHPYRANGTNELSFTQGDKLEVLNKDDEDWWLARHPGTTSVGYIPVSFVALTSSLESHEWYHGVMSRVEAEQILLNFLNSAGAFLIRQSHRTNDYVLSIKVYEEDGYSPSIKHYNISQSQDSYFKLGEHRFLTLRDLVEHFINTPDTNLPVTRIKHPCVRPAPAMQDISKENKDEWEMPREELRFVEEIGHGSFGKVWLGKWKNTLDVAIKTMRDGRMKAADFLEEAKVMKGLRHPNILALYAVCTKEEPLLIVTEFMPHGXLLDLLRKEEMSLQLQLYIATQTAAAMKYLEKRKLIHRDLAARNILVGQRYLCKVADFGLSKLHDDAIYEGSVSDKKLPIKWTAPEALLLQKYSSKSDVWSFGVTVMEILTHGAVPYPGYSNIDLLDALNGGYRMPQPAGCPPNLYDLMLGCWKRNPDERPTFHFIHDYLENFDVQCENSYSDSIF, encoded by the exons ATGGGTCAGTGCTGTTGCTGCAGGAGCAACAAGCCTCCAG AAGAAACAGAGCAAAGCCAGGAGAGTGAGCCTAAGAATTACACAGTGGTGGACTACGTGTTGGCTCATCATCCCTACCGAGCCAACGGGACCAACGAGCTCAGCTTCACCCAAGGAGACAAGCTAGAAGTGCTCAACAAAGA TGACGAGGACTGGTGGCTGGCCAGGCATCCCGGAACTACATCCGTTGGCTACATCCCCGTGTCGTTCGTGGCGCTCACCTCCTCCCTCGAGTCACACGA GTGGTACCACGGCGTGATGTCGCGCGTGGAGGCTGAACAGATACTCCTGAATTTCCTCAACTCGGCCGGCGCCTTCCTTATCCGCCAGTCTCACCGCACTAATGACTACGTCCTCAGCATAAAG GTCTACGAAGAAGACGGATACTCTCCCAGCATCAAGCACTACAACATCTCCCAGTCACAAGACAGTTACTTCAAGCTCGGGGAACATCGTTTTCTTACGCTCAGAGACTTGGTGGAACACTTCATCAACACGCCAGATACAAACCTGCCCGTAACCAGGATCAAACACCCATGTGTGCGCCCCGCGCCCGCCATGCAGGATATATCCAAGGAAAATAAGGACGAGTGGGAGATGCCCAGGGAAGAGCTGCGCTTTGTTGAGGAGATTGGCCACGGCTCGTTTGGTAAAGTGTGGTTAG GGAAGTGGAAGAACACCCTTGACGTAGCCATCAAGACAATGAGAGATGGCAGGATGAAAGCAGCAGACTTCCTGGAGGAAGCCAAGGTGATGAAAGGTCTGCGCCACCCAAACATCCTGGCACTGTACGCAGTGTGCACCAAGGAGGAGCCGCTGCTCATCGTCACGGAGTTCATGCCCCACG CCTTGCTGGACttgctgagaaaggaagagatgagctTGCAGCTACAGCTCTACATTGCTACACAG ACAGCTGCTGCAATGAAGTATCTCGAGAAGAGAAAGTTGATTCATCGAGACTTGGCGGCAAGGAACATCTTAGTGGGCCAGCGTTACTTGTGCAAGGTAGCAGACTTTGGTCTTTCAAAACTGCATGACGACGCGATCTACGAAGGGAGTGTGTCCG ACAAAAAGCTGCCCATCAAATGGACGGCGCCAGAAGCACTGCTGCTGCAAAAGTACAGCAGCAAGTCAGATGTCTGGTCTTTTGGGGTGACGGTCATGGAAATTCTTACTCACGGCGCTGTGCCATACCcag GATATAGCAACATTGACCTGCTGGATGCCCTCAATGGCGGCTACCGCATGCCGCAGCCCGCTGGATGTCCGCCCAACTTGTACGATCTCATGCTAGGCTGCTGGAAGAGGAACCCCGATGAACGACCCACATTTCACTTCATCCACGATTACCTGGAGAACTTCGACGTGCAGTGTGAAAACTCGTACAGCGATAGTATATTCTGA
- the LOC123511584 gene encoding tyrosine-protein kinase SRK3-like: MGQHCCCCSSHKEETQEEETEQSQESEPKNYTVVDYVLAHHPYRANGTNELSFTQGDKLEVLNKDDEDWWLARHPGTTSIGYIPVPYVALTSSLESHEWYYGDIPRVEAEQILMSQFNLPGAFLIRNSSKHDTYCLSIKTFDKDGTTVRIKHFSIPKSGDYFVFMDRYFLTLNDLVDFFIMESEVGLSPSMAKHPCVRPAPTMQDISMENKDRWEMPREELDFVMKIGNGSFGEVWLGKWNGNVDVAIKTMRDGRMKAADFLEEAKVMKGLRHPNILALYAVCTKEEPLLIVTEFMPHGALLDLLRKEEMSLQLQLYIATQTAAAMKYLEKRMLIHRDLAARNILVGPCYVCKVADFGLSKLYEDAIYDKKVSKGKLPIKWTAPEALLLQKYSSKSDIWSFGVMLMEIITHGAVPYPGYSNQQVIEVVLQGYRMPPPCHCPDKLYELILKCWDKEAEQRPTFYFIHDYLENFDVQAENSYYDSNRL; the protein is encoded by the exons ATGGgccaacactgctgctgctgctccagtCACAAGGAAGAGACTCAGGAAG AAGAAACAGAGCAAAGCCAGGAGAGTGAGCCTAAGAATTACACAGTGGTGGACTACGTGTTGGCTCATCATCCCTACCGAGCCAACGGGACCAACGAGCTCAGCTTCACCCAAGGAGACAAGCTAGAAGTGCTCAACAAAGA TGACGAGGACTGGTGGCTGGCCAGGCATCCCGGAACTACATCCATTGGCTACATCCCCGTGCCGTACGTGGCGCTCACCTCCTCCCTTGAGTCACACGA atggtaCTATGGTGACATTCCACGCGTGGAAGCTGAACAAATCCTCATGAGTCAGTTTAATTTGCCTGGCGCCTTCCTCATACGCAACTCTTCCAAACACGATACATACTGCTTGAGTATTAAG ACTTTCGACAAAGATGGCACCACTGTTCGCATCAAACACTTCAGCATTCCCAAGAGTGGTGATTACTTTGTATTTATGGATCGGTACTTCCTTACACTCAACGATCTAGTTGATTTCTTCATCATGGAATCAGAAGTTGGACTGTCCCCTTCCATGGCCAAACATCCGTGCGTACGGCCCGCGCCCACCATGCAGGACATATCCATGGAGAATAAGGACCGGTGGGAGATGCCCAGGGAAGAGTTGGATTTTGTTATGAAGATTGGCAATGGCTCCTTTGGCGAAGTGTGGCTTG gGAAGTGGAACGGCAATGTTGACGTAGCCATCAAGACAATGAGAGATGGCAGGATGAAAGCAGCAGACTTCCTGGAGGAAGCCAAGGTGATGAAAGGTCTGCGCCACCCAAACATCCTAGCACTGTACGCAGTGTGCACCAAGGAGGAGCCGCTGCTCATCGTCACGGAGTTCATGCCCCACGGAGCCTTGCTGGACttgctgagaaaggaagagatgagccTGCAGCTGCAGCTGTACATTGCTACACAG ACAGCTGCTGCAATGAAGTATCTCGAGAAGAGAATGTTGATTCACCGAGACTTAGCAGCAAGGAACATCTTGGTGGGCCCGTGTTACGTGTGCAAGGTGGCAGACTTTGGTCTCTCCAAACTGTATGAGGATGCGATCTATGACAAGAAAGTATCCA AGGGAAAGCTGCCCATCAAATGGACGGCGCCGGAAGCACTGCTGCTGCAAAAGTACAGCAGCAAGTCAGATATCTGGTCTTTTGGGGTGATGCTTATGGAAATTATTACCCATGGTGCAGTACCATACCcag GCTATTCCAACCAGCAGGTGATAGAAGTAGTGTTGCAAGGCTACCGCATGCCCCCGCCCTGCCACTGCCCAGACAAGCTGTATGAACTCATCTTAAAGTGCTGGGATAAAGAAGCTGAACAAAGACCCACCTTTTACTTCATCCACGACTACCTGGAAAACTTTGATGTACAGGCTGAGAACTCTTATTATGATAGTAACCGATtatag